The following are from one region of the Candidatus Dadabacteria bacterium genome:
- a CDS encoding AbrB/MazE/SpoVT family DNA-binding domain-containing protein: MRAKLISIGNSKGIRIPSSVIRQCGLGDELEMRVANGGIMLEPVRRVRHDWGVAFEEMANADDDMPLVPDAFEGEFDAEGWTW; the protein is encoded by the coding sequence ATGAGAGCTAAATTGATATCTATCGGCAACTCCAAGGGAATCCGTATTCCTTCGTCTGTTATCAGGCAGTGTGGTCTCGGCGACGAACTGGAGATGCGTGTAGCAAACGGGGGCATCATGCTTGAGCCTGTGCGGAGAGTGCGCCATGACTGGGGCGTTGCATTTGAAGAAATGGCAAACGCAGACGACGACATGCCGCTTGTTCCCGATGCTTTTGAGGGTGAATTCGACGCCGAAGGCTGGACATGGTAG
- a CDS encoding IS4 family transposase, whose translation MYTGKQIFSQIMDYIPWTTFRRCVQRYNGDHKVISFYCAEQYRCMAFAQLTHRESLRDIEITLRAHKSKLYHMGIKNPVSRNTLANANKVRDWRIYADFAQGLIRKARSLYHDDDLGLDIKNTVYALDSSTIDLCLALFPWARFRKTKSAVKLHTLLDLRGYIPAFIHISDGKLHDVNILDQLVPEPGAFYVMDRACLDFVRLRYLHQSLCFFVLRTKKNTKCRRLYSHPVDRSTGLICDQTIKLSGYNSIRDFPESLRRVKYRDKERNKTLTFITNNFSLPAMTIADLYRSRWHIELFFKWIKQHLRIKSFHGESENAVKTQIWIAVSVYVLIAIIKKRLDLEASLYTILQTLSLTLFEKIPLNQLLTKGLDLSPDSVYHNQLELFD comes from the coding sequence ATGTATACCGGCAAACAAATCTTCTCTCAAATAATGGACTACATTCCGTGGACCACATTCCGAAGATGCGTACAACGTTATAACGGTGACCATAAAGTCATATCGTTTTATTGTGCAGAGCAATATCGCTGTATGGCTTTCGCACAACTCACCCACAGAGAAAGCCTCCGAGACATTGAAATCACGCTTCGTGCCCACAAATCAAAACTCTATCACATGGGAATCAAGAACCCCGTATCACGCAACACTCTCGCTAACGCGAACAAGGTGCGTGACTGGCGTATCTATGCTGATTTCGCACAAGGCCTCATTCGTAAAGCTCGCTCCCTCTATCACGATGATGACCTCGGTCTTGATATCAAAAACACCGTCTACGCTCTGGACTCCTCCACAATAGACCTCTGCCTTGCCTTGTTTCCGTGGGCGCGTTTCCGAAAAACAAAATCAGCCGTGAAACTACACACGCTGCTTGACCTGCGTGGCTATATCCCTGCCTTTATTCACATCTCCGATGGCAAACTCCATGACGTCAATATCCTTGACCAACTTGTCCCGGAACCCGGCGCCTTCTATGTTATGGATAGAGCCTGCCTTGACTTTGTCCGTCTGCGCTATCTTCATCAGTCTCTGTGTTTCTTTGTTCTACGAACCAAGAAAAACACCAAGTGCCGCCGCCTCTACTCCCATCCGGTTGACCGCTCAACAGGGCTTATCTGCGATCAGACAATCAAACTCAGTGGCTACAATAGCATCAGAGATTTCCCCGAATCTCTTCGACGCGTAAAGTACAGAGACAAAGAACGAAACAAGACGCTCACCTTTATCACAAACAACTTCTCTCTGCCTGCCATGACCATTGCCGATCTTTACCGCAGTCGCTGGCACATCGAACTGTTCTTCAAGTGGATAAAACAGCACCTGCGAATCAAGAGTTTCCATGGTGAGTCGGAAAATGCTGTAAAGACCCAGATATGGATTGCGGTTTCGGTATATGTGCTTATTGCAATCATTAAGAAAAGGCTTGATCTTGAGGCAAGTCTCTACACAATTCTACAGACTTTGAGCCTGACTCTGTTTGAAAAAATCCCGTTAAATCAACTACTTACGAAAGGGCTGGATTTGTCTCCAGACTCGGTGTACCATAACCAACTGGAATTGTTTGATTAA
- a CDS encoding RelA/SpoT domain-containing protein — translation MKSTRNHRFSTCSKKRVDKAGTNFRNRRDNEEDTEVLENWRASHRQVLNTFQTLLRNRARHSEGEIMVVQRHKRKDTIIDKLRRHPKMKLSQMNDIAGCRVIFENAEVLYEFRENLHNSKLSHDLKNDPDKYDYIKSPKNDGYRGVHDVYSYNSNSRYTGLLVEIQYRTLVQHSWATAVEVMGFVTDNNLKFGQGDKRWLEIFRFASEILARVFEGRKSCLGNLGDNEIVEGFDRLNSEIGFVEKLRLLDVIREDVSEAKNIILMFDDEERRLSKWDFPSAPKALRKLAELERENPGKNIVFVRGDKGEDIREAFKNYFSDTEDFIYRILEGYSLLSDKPTESDSGVWVKWPLMDVDSEINEHQFRFKMNI, via the coding sequence ATGAAATCAACTCGAAACCACCGCTTTTCCACATGCTCGAAAAAAAGAGTGGACAAGGCGGGAACCAACTTCAGAAATCGCAGGGACAACGAAGAGGATACAGAAGTTCTGGAAAATTGGCGGGCTTCGCACAGGCAGGTTCTGAATACGTTTCAGACACTTCTTAGAAACCGTGCTAGGCACTCAGAAGGGGAGATTATGGTTGTCCAGAGACACAAGCGAAAAGATACTATTATTGACAAGTTGAGGAGGCACCCAAAGATGAAGCTTTCCCAGATGAACGACATAGCGGGATGCAGGGTAATTTTCGAGAATGCAGAGGTCTTGTATGAGTTCCGCGAGAATCTCCACAATTCAAAACTCAGTCATGATTTGAAAAACGACCCGGATAAGTATGACTACATAAAATCCCCGAAAAATGACGGATACAGAGGTGTGCATGATGTCTATTCTTACAACAGCAATTCGCGGTACACGGGGTTGCTGGTTGAAATTCAGTACCGGACGCTCGTTCAACATTCTTGGGCAACCGCAGTTGAGGTTATGGGATTCGTTACGGATAACAATTTGAAATTCGGACAGGGAGACAAACGGTGGCTTGAGATTTTCCGTTTCGCAAGCGAAATACTGGCGAGGGTTTTTGAAGGCAGGAAGTCATGTCTGGGAAATCTCGGCGATAATGAAATCGTCGAGGGGTTTGACAGGCTGAATTCAGAAATCGGGTTTGTAGAGAAGCTGAGACTTCTTGATGTGATACGGGAGGATGTATCAGAAGCAAAAAATATCATTCTCATGTTTGATGATGAAGAACGCAGATTGTCCAAGTGGGATTTCCCAAGCGCTCCCAAAGCTTTGCGGAAGCTTGCTGAACTGGAACGGGAAAACCCGGGGAAAAACATCGTGTTTGTAAGGGGCGACAAGGGAGAAGATATAAGAGAGGCTTTTAAAAATTACTTTTCAGACACGGAGGATTTTATTTACAGAATTCTTGAAGGATATTCCTTGCTCTCTGACAAGCCGACAGAATCCGATTCGGGTGTCTGGGTAAAATGGCCATTGATGGATGTGGATTCTGAAATAAATGAACACCAATTCCGATTTAAAATGAACATATGA